A DNA window from Thermococcus sp. 4557 contains the following coding sequences:
- a CDS encoding aldehyde ferredoxin oxidoreductase family protein: protein MYGYHNRIARVNLSTGRVTYEELPDEVIRKFVGGKGLGYYLIYREVPPGTDPLSPANKFVFAPGGLTGLIPGSSKVIAVSKSPETGLISDSSGGDAFGPKLKGHFDALIIEGKAEEPVYLYVHDGEVEIRDAKHLWGRGNYEVAKELWMEHPTASMALIGPAGEKLSRIANVIYDTERASGRGGLGAVLGSKKVKAVVVEPGEKPKVANPEEFQKLWQEFYDHFATDPKYEHTRNYGTSDALRSSASLGMSPAYNFSRPYIPDELASKLAGDEVKKYEVEPEWFVHGKSCPIKCARYVEVEYKGRKIRVKPEYESIAMLGAATGVFNFPAVAYFNWLVNDLGLDSIATGATIGWVFEMVERGLLTEEEVGFPVKGFGDEEAEERLIKLMAERKGFGAIIADGVKRACERLGRGCEFAVHVKGMESPAWDPRGRRTYALSYATADVGASHLRGWPRPHQLPNQGPAKELIPSLIEGRDESYITDMLGTCKFVSYKMEDLARLYSLATGEEWTVEKLRKVAQAVESIARIHDALDWVTPPLDDTIPQRWWEPEPDGPAEGNAAFIDYNDFLEARKEFYLLRGWHEELGVPLPETMEELGYPEFKDDAERALEVVKKRMNLE, encoded by the coding sequence ATGTACGGCTACCATAACAGGATAGCCCGGGTTAACCTGAGTACTGGAAGGGTGACCTACGAGGAACTGCCCGACGAGGTGATTAGGAAGTTCGTCGGCGGGAAGGGCCTCGGCTACTACCTGATTTACAGGGAAGTGCCACCGGGAACCGACCCGCTAAGCCCGGCCAACAAGTTCGTCTTCGCGCCGGGTGGACTGACGGGCCTCATACCCGGTTCGAGCAAGGTCATAGCGGTCAGCAAGAGCCCGGAGACGGGGCTTATAAGCGACTCCAGCGGTGGAGACGCCTTCGGTCCAAAGCTCAAGGGACACTTCGATGCGCTCATCATCGAGGGTAAGGCCGAGGAGCCCGTCTACCTCTACGTCCACGACGGGGAGGTGGAAATCAGGGATGCAAAGCACCTCTGGGGCAGGGGCAACTACGAGGTAGCTAAAGAACTCTGGATGGAGCACCCAACTGCGAGCATGGCGCTCATCGGCCCGGCCGGCGAAAAGCTGAGCAGGATTGCCAACGTCATCTATGACACCGAGCGCGCGAGCGGGAGGGGCGGCCTTGGAGCGGTCCTCGGGAGCAAGAAGGTCAAAGCGGTGGTCGTTGAGCCCGGCGAGAAGCCCAAAGTTGCCAACCCCGAGGAGTTCCAGAAGCTGTGGCAGGAGTTCTACGACCACTTCGCAACAGATCCGAAGTACGAGCACACAAGGAACTACGGGACCAGTGATGCGCTTAGGAGCTCGGCCTCCCTCGGAATGAGTCCGGCCTACAACTTCTCACGGCCCTACATCCCGGACGAGCTTGCGAGCAAGCTGGCGGGCGACGAGGTCAAGAAGTACGAGGTCGAGCCGGAGTGGTTCGTCCACGGCAAGAGCTGTCCGATTAAGTGCGCTCGCTACGTAGAGGTCGAGTACAAGGGCAGGAAAATCCGCGTTAAGCCCGAGTACGAGAGCATAGCGATGCTCGGAGCGGCAACTGGCGTTTTCAACTTTCCAGCGGTGGCGTACTTCAACTGGCTCGTCAACGACCTCGGCCTGGACAGCATAGCGACGGGAGCGACGATAGGCTGGGTCTTTGAGATGGTCGAGAGGGGCCTGCTCACCGAGGAGGAGGTAGGCTTCCCGGTTAAAGGCTTCGGCGACGAGGAAGCTGAGGAGAGGCTCATCAAGCTCATGGCCGAGAGGAAGGGCTTTGGGGCTATAATAGCGGACGGCGTTAAGAGGGCCTGCGAGCGCTTGGGTAGGGGTTGCGAGTTCGCAGTGCACGTGAAGGGCATGGAGAGCCCCGCCTGGGACCCTCGCGGAAGGAGGACCTACGCCCTCAGCTACGCCACCGCCGACGTTGGGGCGAGTCACCTGAGGGGCTGGCCGAGGCCGCACCAGCTGCCCAACCAGGGGCCTGCTAAGGAACTCATCCCGTCGCTGATAGAGGGCAGGGACGAGAGCTACATAACGGACATGCTCGGAACGTGCAAGTTCGTTTCCTACAAGATGGAGGACCTGGCGAGGCTCTACTCCCTAGCAACCGGCGAGGAGTGGACGGTAGAGAAGCTCAGGAAGGTCGCGCAGGCAGTTGAGAGCATAGCAAGGATACACGACGCCCTCGACTGGGTCACCCCACCGCTCGACGACACGATTCCACAACGCTGGTGGGAGCCCGAGCCGGACGGGCCTGCGGAGGGCAACGCGGCGTTCATAGACTACAACGACTTCCTTGAAGCGAGGAAAGAATTCTACCTGCTGAGGGGCTGGCACGAGGAGCTCGGCGTTCCGTTGCCGGAGACGATGGAGGAGCTCGGCTATCCTGAGTTCAAGGATGATGCGGAGAGGGCGTTGGAAGTCGTGAAGAAGAGGATGAACCTGGAGTGA
- a CDS encoding aldo/keto reductase codes for MVPEDLKLIGSDKVTAIGMGTWGIGGYESPDYSRDRESVEALRYGLELGINLIDTAEFYGAGHSEELVGEAIRGFDREGLFIISKVWPTHFGYESAKRAARASAKRLGTYIDLYLLHWPGTEWGRIEETLHALEELVDEGLIRYIGVSNFDLELLKRSQEAMRKYEIVANEVKYSLRDRWPETSGLLDYMKREKIALIAYTPLEKGSLARNQCVAEIGKSYDKTAAQVALNYLIWEDNVVAIPKAGSKAHLKENAGAIGWRLTKDDREKARGCI; via the coding sequence ATGGTGCCTGAGGATTTGAAGCTTATCGGTTCTGATAAGGTCACCGCCATTGGTATGGGCACGTGGGGCATAGGGGGCTACGAGAGCCCCGACTACTCGCGCGACAGGGAGAGCGTTGAGGCCCTCAGATACGGCCTGGAGCTCGGAATAAACCTAATTGACACCGCCGAGTTCTACGGGGCGGGCCATTCCGAGGAGCTAGTCGGGGAGGCCATCAGGGGCTTCGACAGGGAGGGGCTCTTCATAATCAGCAAGGTGTGGCCAACCCACTTTGGCTATGAAAGTGCGAAGAGGGCCGCAAGGGCGAGTGCGAAGAGGCTCGGCACGTACATAGACCTCTACCTTCTCCACTGGCCCGGCACAGAGTGGGGGCGAATTGAGGAAACGCTTCACGCCTTGGAGGAGCTTGTGGATGAGGGACTCATTCGCTACATAGGCGTCAGCAACTTCGACCTTGAGCTCCTCAAGCGCTCGCAGGAGGCGATGAGGAAGTACGAGATAGTCGCCAACGAGGTGAAGTACTCGCTCCGCGACCGCTGGCCCGAGACGAGCGGCCTGCTCGACTACATGAAGCGCGAGAAGATTGCGCTGATAGCCTACACCCCGCTGGAGAAAGGTTCCCTCGCGAGAAACCAATGTGTGGCCGAGATTGGAAAATCCTACGACAAAACCGCAGCGCAGGTGGCTTTGAACTACCTCATCTGGGAGGACAACGTTGTAGCCATTCCTAAGGCGGGCAGCAAGGCCCATCTCAAAGAGAACGCCGGTGCGATAGGCTGGAGGCTCACGAAGGATGATAGGGAGAAGGCGAGGGGGTGCATCTGA
- a CDS encoding 2,3-bisphosphoglycerate-independent phosphoglycerate mutase — MKQRKGLLIILDGLGDRPIEEFGGKTPLEYADTPNMDRLAKMGILGQQDPIKPGQPAGSDTAHLSIFGYDPYKVYRGRGYLEAMGVGLDLSEDDLAFRVNFATIENGIITDRRAGRISTEEAHELAKAIQENVKLPVDFIFVGATGHRAVLVLKGMASGYRVGENDPHEAGKPPHRFTWEDEESKRVAEILEEFARKAHEVLDRHPINERRRKEGKPVANYLLIRGAGTYPGIPMKFTEQWKVKAAAVIAVSLVKGVARAIGFDVYTPEGATGEYNTDEMAKAKKVVELLKDYDFVFLHFKPTDAAGHDSNPKLKAEMIEKADRMIGYIIDSIDLEDVVIAITGDHSTPCEVMNHSGDPVPLLIAGGGVRPDHTEAFGERECMRGGLGRIKGHDIVPVMMDLMNRSEKFGA; from the coding sequence ATGAAGCAGAGGAAGGGACTTCTTATAATCCTCGATGGCCTCGGGGACAGGCCGATAGAGGAGTTCGGGGGAAAGACCCCTCTGGAGTACGCTGACACTCCGAACATGGACAGACTGGCTAAGATGGGGATTCTCGGCCAGCAGGACCCCATAAAGCCCGGCCAGCCGGCGGGAAGCGATACTGCCCACCTGAGCATCTTCGGCTACGACCCCTACAAGGTTTACCGCGGCAGGGGCTACCTTGAGGCCATGGGTGTTGGCCTCGACCTCAGCGAGGACGACCTGGCATTCCGGGTGAACTTCGCCACCATCGAGAACGGAATCATCACCGACAGGCGCGCGGGCAGGATAAGCACCGAGGAGGCCCACGAGCTCGCGAAAGCAATCCAGGAGAACGTCAAGCTCCCCGTTGACTTCATATTCGTCGGTGCCACCGGCCACAGGGCGGTTCTGGTTCTCAAGGGCATGGCTTCCGGATACCGCGTCGGGGAGAACGACCCCCACGAGGCCGGCAAGCCGCCCCACAGGTTCACCTGGGAGGATGAGGAGAGCAAACGCGTTGCGGAAATCCTTGAAGAGTTCGCAAGAAAGGCCCACGAAGTTCTGGACAGGCACCCGATAAACGAGAGGCGCAGGAAGGAGGGGAAGCCCGTCGCCAACTACCTGCTCATCCGCGGCGCCGGAACCTACCCGGGCATCCCGATGAAGTTCACGGAGCAGTGGAAGGTCAAGGCCGCGGCCGTTATAGCGGTCTCTCTCGTTAAGGGCGTTGCCAGGGCCATAGGCTTTGACGTCTACACCCCCGAGGGGGCCACCGGCGAGTACAACACCGACGAGATGGCCAAGGCGAAGAAGGTCGTCGAGCTCCTCAAGGACTACGACTTCGTGTTCCTCCACTTCAAGCCGACCGACGCCGCAGGCCACGACAGCAACCCGAAGCTCAAGGCCGAGATGATTGAGAAGGCCGACAGGATGATAGGCTACATCATCGACAGCATCGACCTCGAGGACGTCGTCATCGCCATAACCGGCGACCACAGCACGCCGTGCGAGGTCATGAACCACAGCGGCGACCCGGTTCCGCTCCTCATAGCCGGCGGTGGCGTTAGGCCGGACCACACCGAGGCATTCGGCGAGCGCGAGTGCATGCGCGGCGGCCTCGGCAGGATAAAGGGCCACGACATAGTGCCAGTAATGATGGACCTCATGAACCGGAGCGAGAAGTTTGGGGCTTAG
- a CDS encoding HIT domain-containing protein produces the protein MKTLWAPWRIEYIRSPKHDGCIFCDFPKENRDRERLILYRGKHCFIIMNNYPYNPGHVMIAPYRHVGKWEDLTEEELLEMMKLSQLMIKALKRTMNPHGFNMGVNLGRVAGAGIDDHVHLHIVPRWNGDTNFMPVIADTKVIPESLEEAYDELKKAIDEIAGEVGH, from the coding sequence ATGAAAACCCTTTGGGCCCCATGGAGGATTGAGTACATACGCTCACCCAAACACGATGGCTGCATTTTCTGCGACTTCCCGAAGGAAAACCGCGACAGGGAGAGGCTCATTCTCTACCGCGGGAAGCACTGCTTCATAATCATGAACAACTACCCGTACAACCCGGGGCACGTCATGATAGCCCCCTACAGGCACGTTGGAAAGTGGGAAGACCTGACAGAGGAGGAGCTTCTTGAAATGATGAAGCTCTCCCAGCTCATGATAAAGGCCCTAAAGAGAACCATGAACCCCCACGGCTTCAACATGGGCGTGAACCTTGGCCGCGTTGCCGGCGCCGGAATAGACGACCACGTGCACCTCCACATAGTGCCGAGGTGGAACGGGGACACGAACTTCATGCCGGTTATAGCGGACACCAAGGTAATCCCCGAGTCGCTTGAGGAAGCCTACGACGAGCTGAAGAAGGCCATAGATGAAATAGCGGGAGAGGTCGGGCATTAA
- a CDS encoding Na+/H+ antiporter NhaC family protein codes for MSDFGVLSLLPPLVAIGLAILTKRVLFALFFGVWVGGLLVAGGNPIGATTETLKWIAFNIASAWEENGQIVTDLWNTRILLFDALIGAGVALIYKAGGMNAIAKAVTRKIKTSRAASLMAAIFGTIIFFDDYTNTIIVGNTMRPITDRARVSREFLAYADDSTAAPVAVLAVVSTWIGYELGLLKDAIASVGADISAYSAWFASWSYRFYPILAVILVYLVAATHRHYGPMLHAEYRARTEGKVMRDGAQPMMTTEVDVGMPVEGKESVWVFILPVAALVFVTFLGLWVTGGGGAAYAKGGFQEVLSNADSTWALVWGSFSMVIVAMVLVLAMKIMSLEDVEHTLVAGMKQMHFAMMILILAWSIKSACDAVGTADYIVSVASNVLSPGLVPLVVFVVAAFISFTTGTSWGTFAIMMPIAVPLSYGLSGSFGPVVYASIASVFAGGVFGDHCSPISDTTIMSSMFSGCDHIDHVNTQIPYALTAGFVGALMLLLFAAGLRNGWVLLAIAVPLLVMLHRLLSEWYGKRTGIPHGRVHLYTVED; via the coding sequence ATGTCGGACTTTGGAGTACTCTCACTCCTGCCCCCTCTGGTGGCCATCGGTCTCGCCATCCTGACCAAGAGGGTTCTCTTTGCCCTGTTCTTTGGAGTGTGGGTTGGTGGACTGCTGGTGGCGGGAGGAAACCCCATAGGGGCCACGACTGAGACCCTAAAGTGGATAGCCTTCAACATAGCGTCCGCCTGGGAGGAGAACGGGCAGATCGTCACTGACCTGTGGAACACGAGGATTCTCCTCTTCGATGCACTCATCGGCGCCGGGGTAGCGCTGATATACAAGGCCGGCGGCATGAACGCCATAGCGAAGGCGGTAACGCGGAAGATTAAAACCAGCCGCGCCGCTTCCCTCATGGCGGCCATCTTCGGGACGATAATATTCTTCGACGATTACACCAACACCATCATAGTCGGCAACACCATGAGGCCAATAACCGACAGGGCGAGGGTTTCAAGAGAGTTCTTAGCTTACGCCGACGATTCCACCGCCGCCCCTGTGGCGGTTCTGGCGGTCGTCTCCACCTGGATTGGCTACGAGCTTGGCCTTCTTAAGGACGCAATAGCGAGCGTCGGTGCGGATATAAGCGCTTACTCCGCGTGGTTTGCCAGCTGGTCCTACAGGTTCTACCCCATCCTGGCGGTCATCCTCGTTTACCTCGTTGCCGCCACCCACAGGCACTACGGCCCGATGCTCCACGCAGAGTACCGCGCCAGGACCGAGGGCAAGGTGATGCGTGACGGGGCGCAGCCGATGATGACAACGGAGGTGGACGTTGGAATGCCCGTGGAGGGCAAGGAAAGCGTCTGGGTGTTTATACTGCCCGTTGCGGCCCTCGTCTTCGTGACGTTCCTCGGCCTGTGGGTTACCGGCGGGGGCGGCGCCGCTTACGCCAAGGGCGGCTTCCAGGAGGTCCTGTCCAACGCGGACTCAACGTGGGCGCTCGTCTGGGGTTCTTTCTCCATGGTCATCGTCGCGATGGTTCTCGTTCTGGCGATGAAGATAATGAGCCTCGAGGATGTTGAGCATACCCTTGTTGCCGGAATGAAGCAGATGCACTTCGCCATGATGATACTCATCCTCGCGTGGAGCATCAAGAGCGCCTGCGACGCGGTTGGCACGGCCGACTACATAGTCAGCGTCGCATCGAACGTCCTTTCGCCGGGATTGGTTCCCCTCGTGGTCTTCGTGGTGGCGGCTTTCATCTCCTTCACGACGGGGACGAGCTGGGGAACCTTCGCGATAATGATGCCGATAGCCGTTCCCCTCTCCTACGGACTCAGCGGAAGCTTTGGACCGGTCGTCTACGCCAGCATCGCCTCGGTCTTCGCGGGAGGAGTCTTCGGGGACCATTGCTCTCCAATCAGCGATACGACCATCATGAGCTCCATGTTCTCGGGCTGCGACCACATCGACCACGTGAACACCCAGATACCCTATGCCCTCACCGCGGGCTTCGTTGGCGCCCTCATGCTCCTGCTCTTCGCCGCGGGCCTGAGGAACGGCTGGGTACTGCTCGCCATCGCGGTACCGCTGCTCGTTATGCTTCACCGCCTCCTCAGCGAATGGTACGGCAAAAGAACCGGAATCCCGCACGGTAGGGTCCATCTCTACACTGTTGAGGATTGA
- a CDS encoding ACT domain-containing protein, producing the protein MNPGKPSIAEIVRDEIMRRPFVRECMRLGIVNYSALARILVADAGLDTSIPAVKMALIRLGEELRDERSLLEERVRSVVGNSIIELQSDVSVITVSKEHLVRAVKDLLEIMSKSRFFQLTQTRDTFTIVIASEDEAKVLGLVKEVVGILRDQTALTVVSPEAIIETPGVVVFMTSALAANGINITQVISCHKDTIFVIGREEAPRAYQVLERIIRGMR; encoded by the coding sequence ATGAACCCCGGAAAACCCAGTATAGCCGAGATTGTGCGGGACGAGATAATGAGGCGGCCCTTTGTGCGGGAGTGCATGCGCCTCGGCATCGTTAACTACAGTGCCCTTGCGAGAATACTCGTAGCCGACGCCGGCCTGGACACGTCCATCCCCGCGGTCAAGATGGCCCTGATCCGCCTCGGGGAGGAGCTCAGGGACGAGAGGTCCCTTCTGGAGGAGCGGGTGAGGAGCGTCGTTGGAAACAGCATCATAGAGCTCCAATCCGATGTCAGCGTGATAACCGTCTCGAAGGAGCACCTTGTCAGGGCCGTGAAGGATCTGCTGGAAATAATGAGCAAATCGAGGTTCTTCCAGCTGACCCAGACCCGGGACACGTTCACAATCGTCATCGCGAGTGAGGACGAGGCGAAGGTTCTTGGCCTTGTGAAGGAGGTCGTTGGCATACTGCGGGACCAGACCGCCCTGACTGTGGTCAGCCCCGAGGCCATAATTGAAACCCCCGGGGTTGTCGTGTTCATGACCTCGGCGCTGGCCGCGAACGGGATAAACATAACCCAGGTGATCTCCTGCCACAAGGACACGATTTTCGTTATTGGCCGGGAAGAAGCGCCGAGGGCGTACCAGGTCCTGGAAAGGATCATACGCGGGATGAGGTAA
- the thyX gene encoding FAD-dependent thymidylate synthase yields the protein MRDGIKVKLVNYTKKPLETVTWAALISYWDEWETGAFERMGEKDVEMHLPRVLGYGHESILEHATLTFAIEGCSRVCSHQLVRHRLASYTQQSQRYIVLNPEDVEETFVIPDRIKEDPELLAEWKELMKRSIELYKKSIERGQHQEDARFILPQAVRTKIVVTMNLRELKHFLGLRACERAQWEIREVAWKMLEEMARNDDLRPIIKWAKLGPRCVQLGYCPEGELMPPGCWKRTKERWKRIAGI from the coding sequence ATGAGGGATGGAATCAAGGTAAAGCTTGTCAATTATACGAAAAAACCTCTCGAAACCGTCACATGGGCGGCCCTCATAAGCTACTGGGACGAGTGGGAAACGGGAGCATTCGAGAGGATGGGTGAGAAGGACGTCGAGATGCACCTTCCAAGGGTGCTCGGCTACGGCCACGAGTCGATTCTGGAGCACGCGACGCTAACCTTCGCGATAGAGGGCTGTTCCCGCGTATGTAGTCACCAGCTCGTCCGCCACAGGTTGGCCAGCTACACCCAGCAGAGCCAGCGATACATCGTTCTGAACCCGGAGGACGTCGAGGAGACCTTCGTGATCCCAGATAGAATAAAGGAAGACCCCGAACTCCTCGCGGAGTGGAAGGAGCTCATGAAGCGTTCGATAGAGCTGTACAAGAAGAGCATCGAGCGCGGCCAGCACCAGGAGGACGCGCGCTTCATCCTGCCCCAGGCGGTCAGAACAAAAATTGTCGTAACGATGAACCTCCGCGAGCTCAAGCACTTCCTCGGCCTGAGGGCGTGCGAGAGGGCCCAGTGGGAGATAAGGGAAGTGGCCTGGAAGATGCTGGAGGAGATGGCAAGGAACGATGACCTGAGGCCGATTATCAAGTGGGCAAAGCTCGGGCCCAGGTGCGTTCAGCTCGGCTACTGTCCAGAGGGCGAGCTCATGCCGCCGGGCTGCTGGAAGAGGACGAAGGAGAGATGGAAGAGAATTGCTGGGATATAA
- a CDS encoding DUF996 domain-containing protein, translated as MGDLKNAKMMGGIGAILTVVGLGFIGFILKLLAVKNIAEATGRGEIFSKYLWAAILNIVASLILVGTMWGSILGASNSPELGLGMMGAGGIIAVVLMIVGVWFMKQSYDMISEETGVGMFHTVALLYIVGAILMIVLIGGLLIVIAAILEIIAFFSLPDEISKPVEEPAPV; from the coding sequence GTGGGTGATTTGAAAAATGCCAAAATGATGGGTGGCATCGGAGCCATCCTGACCGTTGTGGGCCTGGGCTTCATAGGGTTCATCCTGAAGCTCTTGGCCGTCAAGAACATCGCCGAGGCTACCGGCAGGGGCGAGATATTCAGCAAGTACCTCTGGGCCGCCATACTGAACATAGTGGCCAGCTTGATACTCGTTGGAACCATGTGGGGCTCGATACTGGGCGCCTCGAATTCACCGGAGCTGGGTCTGGGCATGATGGGCGCCGGCGGCATTATCGCAGTGGTTCTCATGATAGTCGGTGTGTGGTTCATGAAGCAGAGCTATGACATGATATCCGAGGAGACCGGTGTGGGCATGTTCCACACGGTTGCACTGCTGTACATTGTCGGTGCAATCCTGATGATAGTCCTGATCGGTGGGCTGCTTATCGTCATAGCGGCAATCCTCGAGATAATCGCGTTCTTCTCACTGCCCGACGAGATATCCAAGCCCGTTGAAGAACCAGCACCTGTTTAG
- the argF gene encoding ornithine carbamoyltransferase: MVVSLAGRDVLCLQDFTREEIETILKTAEMMKIWNKIGKPHRVLEGKTLAMIFQKPSTRTRISFEVGIYQLGGYGLYLNANDLQLRRGETIADTARVLSRYVDGMMARVYAHKDVEDLAKYASVPVINGLSDFSHPCQALADYQTILEKKGRIAGLKIVYVGDGNNVAHSLMIAGTKLGANVVVATPEGFEPDEKVIKWAEQNAAESGGSFELLHDPVKAVKDADVIYTDVWASMGQEAEAEERRKIFQPFQVNRDLVKHAKPDYIFMHCLPAHRGEEVTDDVVDSPNSVVFDEAENRLHAQKAVMALVMGGIKV, translated from the coding sequence ATGGTGGTTAGCCTTGCCGGAAGGGATGTTCTCTGCCTTCAGGACTTTACGAGGGAGGAGATCGAGACTATTCTCAAGACGGCCGAGATGATGAAGATATGGAACAAAATAGGCAAGCCGCACCGCGTTCTCGAGGGTAAAACCCTGGCCATGATTTTCCAGAAGCCCTCGACCAGAACGAGGATCTCCTTCGAGGTTGGAATCTATCAGCTCGGCGGCTACGGCCTCTACCTCAACGCCAACGACCTCCAGCTCAGGCGCGGTGAGACAATAGCCGACACCGCCCGCGTTCTCAGCAGGTACGTGGACGGAATGATGGCGAGGGTTTACGCCCACAAGGACGTCGAGGACCTCGCCAAGTACGCCAGCGTCCCGGTCATCAACGGTCTGAGCGACTTCTCCCACCCGTGCCAGGCTCTGGCCGACTACCAAACCATTCTCGAGAAGAAGGGCCGCATAGCCGGCCTCAAGATAGTCTACGTCGGTGACGGAAACAACGTCGCCCACTCCCTCATGATAGCCGGAACCAAGCTCGGAGCGAACGTCGTCGTTGCAACCCCAGAAGGCTTCGAGCCTGACGAGAAGGTCATCAAGTGGGCGGAGCAGAACGCGGCCGAAAGCGGCGGCAGCTTCGAGCTCCTCCACGACCCAGTCAAGGCCGTCAAGGACGCCGACGTCATCTACACCGACGTCTGGGCGAGCATGGGTCAGGAGGCCGAGGCCGAGGAGAGGAGGAAGATATTCCAGCCGTTCCAGGTCAACAGGGACCTCGTCAAGCACGCCAAGCCAGACTACATCTTCATGCACTGCCTCCCAGCCCACAGGGGAGAGGAGGTCACCGACGACGTCGTTGACTCCCCGAACAGCGTCGTCTTCGACGAGGCCGAGAACAGGCTCCACGCCCAGAAGGCGGTTATGGCCCTCGTCATGGGCGGGATAAAGGTTTGA
- a CDS encoding RsmB/NOP family class I SAM-dependent RNA methyltransferase: MLERLFSLGYSKTFAERYYELWGERALAIAEAMERPLPRCFRVNTLRIEVPKLTKLLNKKGFQFKRVPWAREGFCLTREPFSITSTPEYLSGLLYIQEASSMYPPVALEPKPGETVADMAAAPGGKTSYLAQLMENEGIIYAFDVGEERLKETRLNLSRLGVTNTVLIHSSSLHIEELGVEFDRILLDAPCTGSGTIHKNPERKANRTMEDVKFCQNLQMQLIEKALEVLKPGGVLVYSTCSLEPEENEFVVQWVLENFDVELLPLRYGEPALTSPFGIELSEEIRKTRRFYPDRHGTSGFFVAKIKKL; this comes from the coding sequence ATGCTCGAAAGGTTGTTTTCCCTCGGCTACTCCAAGACCTTCGCGGAGCGCTATTACGAACTCTGGGGCGAGAGGGCATTGGCGATTGCCGAGGCTATGGAGAGGCCCCTGCCGAGGTGCTTCCGCGTAAACACGCTCAGAATAGAGGTTCCCAAGCTCACCAAGCTCCTCAACAAGAAGGGCTTCCAGTTTAAACGAGTCCCCTGGGCGAGGGAGGGCTTCTGCCTGACGAGGGAGCCATTCTCGATAACCTCCACGCCGGAATACCTGAGCGGTCTCCTCTACATCCAGGAGGCCAGTTCGATGTACCCGCCGGTGGCGCTCGAACCGAAGCCCGGCGAAACCGTTGCAGACATGGCGGCGGCACCGGGCGGAAAGACTAGCTACCTCGCCCAGCTGATGGAGAACGAGGGAATAATCTACGCCTTCGACGTCGGGGAGGAGCGGCTGAAGGAAACTCGGCTCAACCTATCGCGCCTCGGGGTTACCAACACCGTCCTAATCCACAGCTCATCGCTCCACATCGAAGAACTCGGAGTCGAGTTCGATAGAATCCTCCTCGACGCGCCGTGCACGGGCTCCGGAACGATACACAAGAACCCCGAGAGGAAGGCCAACCGCACGATGGAGGATGTAAAGTTCTGCCAGAACCTCCAGATGCAGCTCATCGAAAAGGCCCTCGAGGTTCTGAAGCCTGGAGGGGTTCTGGTTTACTCTACCTGCTCCCTCGAGCCGGAGGAGAACGAGTTCGTGGTTCAGTGGGTTCTTGAGAACTTCGACGTTGAACTGCTCCCGCTCCGCTACGGCGAGCCTGCTTTGACGAGCCCCTTCGGAATCGAGCTCAGCGAGGAGATAAGGAAGACAAGGCGCTTTTACCCCGACAGGCACGGGACGAGCGGCTTCTTCGTTGCGAAGATTAAGAAACTCTGA
- a CDS encoding metallophosphoesterase: protein MPIKLPLFRKKVLELLSSTDETKVMHISDTPESAYRFIGELIEKTDPDYIIHTGDLADNIKLERRPDMKPLYVGAVRKLARVLKNPGTELYVVPGNEDEPEVVREFFGESVVEPGTIVEIEGKRFALGHTWREVAGLDADFRLYGHNFKLIDRGLNGVLGVNFVLLPSGKTYRVKYPGGTDFDRGYKMWRGM, encoded by the coding sequence ATGCCGATAAAACTCCCGCTCTTCCGGAAAAAAGTCCTGGAGTTGCTGTCATCCACCGACGAAACGAAGGTCATGCACATCAGCGACACCCCAGAGAGCGCCTACCGCTTCATAGGTGAGCTCATAGAGAAAACTGACCCGGATTACATCATCCACACCGGCGACCTCGCGGACAACATAAAGCTTGAGCGGAGACCCGACATGAAGCCGCTCTACGTTGGGGCGGTGAGGAAGCTGGCCCGCGTCCTCAAGAACCCCGGGACGGAACTCTACGTGGTTCCCGGCAACGAGGATGAGCCCGAGGTAGTCAGGGAGTTCTTCGGGGAAAGCGTCGTCGAGCCAGGGACCATCGTTGAGATAGAAGGGAAGAGGTTCGCCCTCGGCCACACGTGGAGGGAGGTGGCCGGCCTGGACGCCGATTTCAGACTTTACGGCCACAACTTCAAGCTGATAGACAGGGGTCTGAACGGCGTCCTCGGTGTCAACTTCGTTCTTCTCCCGAGCGGGAAGACCTACCGGGTGAAGTACCCCGGCGGGACGGATTTTGATAGGGGATACAAGATGTGGAGGGGTATGTGA